The following coding sequences are from one Ornithodoros turicata isolate Travis chromosome 1, ASM3712646v1, whole genome shotgun sequence window:
- the LOC135377124 gene encoding uncharacterized protein LOC135377124 → MFQLARLLGAPASCTPNFSRLGGRSHPFFPTNCTMNSIRTFLRQLKRKNSSQARECFRKKYNSSVSSNFYNVLPGKIANEDEYCKKVGDLLKEPRNRGLCSREATRRVYESPELKNVTHSRKKPCIFDCCSISDNQKQITFHTNLAFDGKPCGEKGDGKICFYGVCL, encoded by the exons ATGTTCCAGCTCGCACGCCT GCTGGGCGCACCAGCATCGTGCACACCAAATTtttcgagactgggaggtcggAGTCACCCATTCTTTCCCACAAACTGCACTATGAACAGCATTAGAACATTTCTCAG ACAGCTGAAACGAAAGAATAGTAGCCAGGCAAGAGAATGTTTCCGCAAAAAGTACAACAGCTCAGTCTCATCGAACTTCTACAACGTCCTGCCAGGCAAGATTGCAAACGAAGACGAGTACTGCAAGAAAGTTGGAGATTTGCTGAAGGAACCACGAAACAGGGGCCTCTGCAGT CGAGAAGCAACACGACGGGTATACGAGAGTCCCGAGCTAAAAAATGTAACACACTCAAGAAAGAAACCGTGCATCTTCGACTGCTGCAGTATTTCGGATAACCAGAAGCAAATTACATTTCATACCAATTTGGCTTTCGATGGCAAGCCCTGTGGAGAAAAAGGC
- the LOC135379182 gene encoding uncharacterized protein LOC135379182, protein MKTCLVIFCALSLAVGNPNSGGTGGLPKQITFQVFVACDDIFQAEFSNQTLRRRYIAVFFNAINLIFARITNPRIRFEVARLYNKENGFTPALTLVDDKVDAHASLHSIVKFISTRPQFNSSDIVFVFCGHRYPKAHISFEAEVVQTRMGLHFAEYNTGT, encoded by the exons ATGAAGACGTGCCTCGTTATATTTTGCGCGCTCTCTCTTGCTGTTGGAAATCCGAACTCAG GTGGAACGGGTGGACTCCCAAAGCAGATAACATTTCAAGTTTTCGTCGCCTGTGACGACATCTTCCAGGCTGAATTCAGTAACCAAACCTTAAGGAGGCGGTATATCGCTGTGTTCTTCAATGCG ATCAATCTCATTTTTGCACGCATCACCAATCCGAGGATCAGGTTCGAGGTTGCCAGGTTGTACAATAAG GAGAATGGATTTACACCTGCGCTTACTTTGGTTGACGACAAGGTGGACGCCCATGCAAGTCTCCATTCGATCGTAAAATTCATCAGTACACGACCGCAGTTTAATTCGTCAGACATCGTGTTTGTCTTTTGCGG ACACCGCTATCCTAAGGCGCATATCAGCTTTGAAGCCGAGGTTGTACAGACGCGCATGGGGCTTCACTTCGCGGAATACAACACCGGCACATGA